One Sodalinema gerasimenkoae IPPAS B-353 DNA segment encodes these proteins:
- a CDS encoding 5-formyltetrahydrofolate cyclo-ligase: MVQKQALRRSLLQTRCQLSEGEWRDRSDRLCEQIRQHPRFQSAQTVLSYVSFRREPDLLGLTGDRCWGFPRCQGESLLWHSWQWGDRFISGAFGIREPHPDSPQIAPETVDLILVPAVACDRRGYRLGYGGGFYDRLLSQPQWREIPTLGIVFEFAYLQELPIEPWDCPLTGVCTEERWVQTSPDGNVKLEPSPLSSKPP; encoded by the coding sequence ATGGTGCAGAAGCAGGCGTTACGGCGATCGCTGTTGCAGACTCGTTGTCAGTTGTCTGAGGGGGAATGGCGCGATCGCAGCGATCGCCTCTGTGAGCAAATTCGCCAACATCCCCGGTTTCAGTCGGCCCAAACAGTTCTCAGTTATGTCAGTTTTCGCCGAGAACCGGATTTATTGGGATTAACGGGGGACCGTTGCTGGGGGTTTCCTCGCTGTCAGGGAGAGTCGTTATTGTGGCATTCTTGGCAATGGGGCGATCGGTTTATTTCGGGTGCGTTTGGGATTCGCGAACCCCATCCTGATTCCCCCCAGATTGCTCCTGAGACGGTGGATTTAATCTTAGTTCCGGCGGTAGCCTGCGATCGACGGGGATATCGCCTGGGATATGGCGGTGGGTTTTACGATCGCCTCCTCAGTCAACCCCAGTGGCGAGAGATTCCCACGCTGGGGATTGTCTTTGAGTTCGCCTATCTCCAGGAGTTACCCATTGAACCCTGGGATTGTCCCTTAACCGGAGTGTGTACCGAGGAACGATGGGTGCAAACCAGCCCTGATGGCAATGTTAAATTAGAACCATCGCCCCTCTCCTCAAAACCGCCATGA
- a CDS encoding class I SAM-dependent methyltransferase — MSKTVYPGEIFPNTHDFDEGIRTLLPRYTEMLDSITRCVPADCSTLIDLGCGTGELSLRLLERCPQAQVLAIDYSPRMLEFAHQKITQAGYNNRWEPLCADFGELAHQTSGDVAIQGAQACVSSLAIHHLSDEMKQTLFNWVFSILEPGGCFWNTDPVVPETPHLKDVYQSVREEWAQKKGDAIAATRAKVGESVPQGHSGQDRLASLQTHLQMLTSAGFQDVAIPWKYFGFAVFGGYRGIMNK, encoded by the coding sequence CGAAATCTTCCCCAACACCCACGACTTCGACGAGGGGATTCGCACCCTTCTCCCCCGTTACACAGAAATGCTCGATAGCATTACTCGCTGTGTTCCCGCTGACTGTTCAACCCTGATCGATCTCGGCTGTGGAACTGGGGAATTGAGTCTGCGGCTGTTAGAACGCTGTCCCCAGGCACAAGTTCTGGCCATTGACTACTCGCCGCGTATGCTGGAATTTGCTCATCAGAAAATCACCCAGGCCGGTTATAACAATCGTTGGGAACCCCTATGTGCTGATTTCGGTGAATTGGCCCATCAAACCAGTGGCGACGTGGCGATTCAAGGTGCGCAAGCTTGCGTCTCATCCTTGGCGATTCACCATCTCAGTGATGAGATGAAACAAACGCTGTTTAACTGGGTGTTTAGCATCTTAGAACCGGGGGGATGTTTTTGGAATACTGATCCAGTGGTTCCCGAAACCCCCCATCTGAAAGACGTCTATCAGTCTGTGCGCGAGGAGTGGGCGCAGAAAAAAGGGGATGCGATCGCCGCCACCCGCGCTAAAGTGGGCGAGAGTGTTCCCCAAGGCCATTCAGGACAAGATCGCTTAGCCAGTTTGCAAACCCATCTTCAGATGTTAACCTCAGCCGGTTTCCAAGATGTCGCCATTCCCTGGAAGTATTTTGGCTTTGCGGTGTTCGGCGGCTACCGGGGAATCATGAATAAATGA
- a CDS encoding Uma2 family endonuclease, with amino-acid sequence MSVIETFTPLPDHTQLPCEDGTFVKDFQEHPQSILLTDSILPILTAKHPQGDYCIGQDSGIYWRITDPAQRGAVSPDWFYVPQVPATLDGQARRSYVLWQEHIPPEIVIEFVSGTGSEERDKTPWTGKFWVYETVIRPAYYAIYEVQRASVEVYGLVRNHYELIGANERGHFPISELGVELGIWTGRYGNMELPWLRWWDSQGNLLLHGEERAEQEHQRAEQEHQRAEQEHQRAERLAARLRELGVDPDEE; translated from the coding sequence ATGAGCGTCATAGAAACTTTTACTCCCTTACCGGATCACACCCAACTCCCCTGTGAGGATGGAACCTTCGTGAAAGACTTTCAAGAACATCCGCAAAGCATTCTCCTGACGGATTCGATTCTCCCCATCCTCACCGCCAAACATCCCCAGGGAGATTACTGTATTGGTCAAGATAGCGGAATTTACTGGCGCATCACCGATCCTGCTCAACGAGGCGCTGTCTCTCCCGATTGGTTTTATGTTCCTCAGGTTCCCGCTACCTTAGACGGACAAGCGCGACGTTCCTATGTCCTGTGGCAAGAACATATCCCCCCCGAGATTGTCATTGAGTTTGTCTCAGGAACGGGGTCTGAGGAACGAGATAAAACCCCCTGGACGGGCAAGTTTTGGGTCTATGAAACGGTAATTCGTCCGGCGTACTACGCCATTTACGAGGTGCAACGGGCCAGTGTTGAGGTCTATGGTTTAGTCCGCAACCATTATGAGTTAATCGGGGCCAACGAACGGGGCCACTTCCCCATTTCTGAATTGGGAGTTGAGTTAGGGATCTGGACTGGACGTTATGGGAATATGGAACTCCCTTGGCTGCGTTGGTGGGATAGTCAGGGGAATTTACTCTTACATGGTGAGGAGCGGGCCGAGCAAGAACATCAACGAGCTGAGCAAGAACATCAACGAGCTGAGCAAGAACATCAACGAGCTGAGCGTCTAGCGGCCCGCTTGCGAGAGTTAGGCGTTGATCCCGATGAGGAGTGA